A window from Vigna angularis cultivar LongXiaoDou No.4 chromosome 7, ASM1680809v1, whole genome shotgun sequence encodes these proteins:
- the LOC108320980 gene encoding nitrate reductase [NADH] 2, whose protein sequence is MAAFVDNRQFGTHMNRVVRSCGQDLKPPLPLDFDLDSSSSDEDENDDASYMKELIRKANAETEASVMDPRDEGTADQWVARNASMVRLTGKHPFNAESPLPRLMHHGFITPVPLHYVRNHGPVPKAKWEDWTVEITGLVKRPTRFTMERLVREFPHREFPATLVCAGNRRKEQNMVKKTIGFNWGSAGTSTSVWRGVPLRHVLRRCGILTRAKGALHVCFEGAENLPGGGGSKYGTSISREMAMDPSRDIILAYMQNGEPLAPDHGFPVRMIIPGFIGGRMVKWLKRIVVTELECDNHYHYKDNRVLPSHVSPELANEEGWWYRPEYIINELNINSVITTPCHDEILPINSWTTQRPYVVRGYAYSGGGRKVTRVEVTLDGGETWHVCTLDHPEKPNKYGKYWCWCFWSLEVEVLDLLGTKEIAVRAWDEGLNTQPENLIWNLMGMMNNCWFRVKTNVCKPHKGEIGMVFEHPTQPGNQPGGWMAKEKHLETSQDPKPSLKKSVSTPFMNTNSKMFSISEVKKHSIPDSAWIIVHGHVYDCTRFLKDHPGGTDSILINAGTDCTEEFDAIHSDKAKKMLEDYRIGELITTGYTSDSSPNNSVHGNSEFTHLAPIKEITTKPPLPPRSVALNPREKIPCKLVSKTSISHDVRLFRFALPSENQLVGLPVGKHIFLCATIDGKLCMRAYTPTSGVDEVGFFDLLIKVYFKGVHPKFPNGGLMSQHLESLSIGSMLDVKGPVGHIEYTGRGNFTVHGKPRSAKRLAMLAGGTGITPIYQVAQAILKDPEDLTEMHVVYANRTEDDILLREELDAWAKEHSERFRVWYVVETAKEGWEYSVGFITETIMREHLPEASRDSLALTCGPPPMIQFAVQPNLEKMGYDIKNDLLVF, encoded by the exons ATGGCGGCTTTCGTTGACAACCGTCAATTCGGCACTCACATGAACCGCGTCGTTCGCAGTTGCGGGCAGGATCTGAAGCCCCCGCTGCCGTTGGATTTCGATCTGGACTCATCCAGCAGCGACGAGGATGAAAACGACGACGCTTCGTACATGAAAGAGCTCATACGAAAAGCGAACGCGGAAACGGAGGCGTCGGTTATGGACCCGCGCGACGAGGGAACGGCAGATCAGTGGGTCGCACGGAACGCCTCCATGGTCCGCCTCACAGGGAAGCACCCGTTCAACGCGGAATCCCCCTTGCCGCGTCTCATGCACCACGGCTTCATCACACCGGTCCCGCTCCACTACGTCCGCAACCACGGTCCAGTTCCCAAGGCCAAGTGGGAAGACTGGACCGTTGAGATAACCGGTCTAGTCAAACGCCCAACCCGGTTCACCATGGAACGCCTCGTGCGCGAGTTCCCCCACCGCGAGTTCCCCGCCACGCTCGTCTGCGCCGGGAACCGCCGCAAGGAGCAGAACATGGTCAAGAAGACCATCGGCTTCAACTGGGGCTCCGCCGGCACCTCCACCTCGGTGTGGCGCGGCGTGCCGCTGCGTCACGTGCTGCGCCGCTGCGGGATCCTTACACGTGCGAAGGGTGCGCTTCATGTGTGCTTCGAGGGCGCCGAGAATCTGCCCGGCGGCGGCGGATCGAAGTACGGAACGAGCATCTCGAGGGAGATGGCCATGGACCCCTCGCGCGACATCATCCTTGCGTACATGCAAAACGGCGAGCCTCTGGCACCGGATCACGGCTTCCCCGTTCGCATGATTATTCCGGGGTTTATCGGTGGCAGAATGGTGAAGTGGCTGAAACGCATTGTTGTTACTGAACTTGAGTGCGACAATCATTATCATTACAAGGATAACAGAGTGCTCCCTTCCCATGTTAGTCCAGAACTTGCCAATGAAGAAG GTTGGTGGTACAGACCAGAGTACATAATCAACGAGTTGAATATAAACTCAGTGATAACGACTCCGTGTCACGACGAGATTTTGCCCATCAACTCATGGACAACGCAGAGGCCTTACGTAGTCAGAGGCTACGCTTATTCTG GTGGTGGGAGGAAAGTGACACGTGTGGAGGTAACACTGGATGGTGGAGAAACGTGGCACGTGTGCACACTGGACCATCCTGAGAAACCTAACAAATATGGCAAGTATTGGTGCTGGTGCTTCTGGTCTTTGGAGGTGGAGGTGTTGGACCTGCTGGGGACCAAAGAGATTGCAGTTCGAGCTTGGGATGAAGGTCTCAACACGCAGCCAGAAAACCTAATTTGGAATCTTATG GGCATGATGAACAACTGTTGGTTCAGAGTGAAGACAAATGTGTGCAAGCCCCACAAGGGTGAGATTGGAATGGTGTTTGAACACCCAACCCAACCAGGGAACCAACCTGGTGGATGGATGGCCAAGGAAAAGCACTTGGAGACATCACAAGACCCCAAACCAAGCCTCAAAAAGAGTGTGTCTACGCCCTTCATGAACACCAATTCAAAAATGTTCTCCATCTCCGAAGTTAAAAAACATAGCATCCCTGACTCCGCTTGGATCATCGTCCACGGTCACGTCTACGACTGCACTCGCTTCCTCAAAGATCACCCTGGTGGCACCGACAGCATCCTCATCAATGCCGGCACTGACTGCACCGAAGAGTTTGACGCCATCCACTCCGACAAAGCAAAGAAGATGCTCGAAGATTATCGAATTGGCGAGCTCATCACTACAG GTTACACTTCAGACTCATCGCCGAACAACTCCGTGCATGGCAATTCCGAATTCACCCATTTGGCTCCCATCAAGGAAATCACCACAAAACCACCACTACCGCCACGCAGTGTGGCTCTCAACCCACGTGAGAAAATCCCATGCAAACTCGTGTCAAAGACCTCCATTTCCCACGACGTGAGGCTTTTCCGTTTCGCACTGCCCTCAGAGAACCAACTCGTGGGTTTACCAGTGGGTAAGCATATTTTCTTGTGCGCCACCATAGATGGAAAGCTATGCATGCGAGCCTACACTCCGACAAGTGGCGTGGATGAAGTGGGGTTCTTCGATTTGCTCATCAAGGTTTACTTCAAAGGCGTGCACCCCAAGTTCCCGAACGGAGGACTTATGTCACAGCATTTGGAGTCTCTCTCCATTGGGTCCATGTTGGACGTGAAGGGTCCAGTGGGTCACATAGAGTACACCGGCAGAGGCAACTTCACGGTTCATGGGAAACCTAGATCCGCAAAGAGGTTAGCCATGCTGGCTGGTGGAACCGGGATCACACCAATCTACCAAGTGGCGCAAGCGATTCTAAAAGACCCAGAGGACCTCACCGAAATGCATGTGGTGTATGCAAACCGCACAGAGGATGACATTCTTCTGAGGGAGGAGTTGGATGCATGGGCGAAGGAACACAGTGAGCGGTTCAGGGTGTGGTACGTTGTGGAAACCGCGAAGGAAGGGTGGGAATACAGTGTGGGATTCATCACAGAAACTATCATGAGGGAGCATCTTCCAGAAGCTTCAAGGGATTCCTTGGCTTTGACGTGTGGACCACCACCCATGATTCAGTTCGCGGTGCAGCCCAACTTGGAGAAGATGGGGTACGATATCAAGAATGATTTGCTCGTGTTTTAG